DNA from Bradyrhizobium diazoefficiens USDA 110:
GCCCAGATCGCAACCATCCTCAAGAACAACGGCCTGACCGGGCTCGCGTCGATCTCGATCGTCGGTCACGGCGCTCCGGGCGAGATTGAGATCGGCTCATCCGTCATCCACGACGCGGACCTCGCGAACGATGCCGCCGCACTCTCCGCGATCGGCGCCTCGCTCGCATCCGACGGAGCTCTCGCCCTCTATGCCTGCGACACGGCCGCGGGCGCGACCGGAAGCCAGTTCATCTCCGACCTCTCCGCCTATGCCGGCGGCGTCACCGTCGACGCGGCGACGCATGTGATCGGCAATGCCGATCCCGCAAGCTGGACGCTCGACGTCTCGACCACCCCGGCAGCGGCTGCCGTTAGCGCGCCCTTCGCGGAGCAGGCGCTTGCAAATTTCAGCACGACGCTCGGCATCATCGGCCTGACCCCCGGCACGTCAGCGACGTTCCACGGCGGTGGCGCCGCCGTGTCCATCGCACCGAACCTGATCGTAACGGACAGCGCCTCCTCAACACTCTCATCGGCCGTGGTGAGTCTCGTCGGCTTCGTCGCGGGCGACACGCTGAACTTCACGGACCAGAACAACATTCACGGCAGCTACGACGCCGCGCACGGCATCCTCACCCTGAGCGGGAGCGATACGGTCGCCGACTATCAGGATGCGCTGCGCTCGATCACCTACAGTTTTTCGGGGAACGGCGATCCGACCGGCGGCGGCACGCACCAGGTTCGCGATATTACCTGGCAGGTGTCGGACGGGACGAACACGAACATCACGGCATCCCCGATCAACAACGATCAGCCCTCACTCGGGCTGACCCAGCTGATCCCGCTTCAAGGCACCTATCCCTCGCATGGAGACGGCACGTCCGATCCCGGCACCATCGATCTCGGGTCCATCAGGACCTTCGCCGGAAGCCTTGCTCCCAACCACACGGCGCTTGCCAGCGGGCAGCTGCTGTCGATCGCCCAGAACACCGCCCTGTTCTCGCTGTTCGGCACGACCTATGGCGGCAACGGACAGACGACCTTCGAGCTACCCAACCTCCAGGCCAAGCTCACGGTCGGCTCCGAGAACAGCGCGAATTTTTCGCTCGGAGCCAACTACGGCACGGACACGGTCACGCTGGGGACCCAGAATTTGCCCTCGGGCTTCGGCGCGGGGCAGGCTCTCACCAACGACCAGCCTTCGCTGACCATCAACTATCTCATCAACACCGGCGGACCGGGCGCGAGCTCAGCCTCGAACTGGCTCGACGTAGCCGGCGAAATTGTCCCGTTTCTCAGCAATTTTGCGCCGGCAGGATATCTGCTGGCGGCTGGCCAGGTGCTGAACATCGCCGACTATCCGAACCTCTATAACGCCATCGGGACGACGTATGGCGGCGATGGTGTCACGACGTTCGCGCTGCCGGACCTCACCGGCCGCACCATCATCGGGGTCGGAACGAACTCGATCGGCGATTTCCAACTTGGCACGGTCATCGGCCAGGACACGACCACGCTCTCAACGTCGAACCTGCCCCATCCAGTCGGGGCTTCAGCCGACTTCAGCAACTACCAGCCTTCCATCGCTCTGCACTATCTGATCTCTCTCGAAGGAATATTTCCCTCCCAGAGCGGCTCGTACTCGGACTCCGCTCCATGGGTCGGCGAGATCATTTCCTACGCCGGAAACGGCACGGACCTCGACTATATGCTGGCGCACGGCTGGGCCGAGTGCCAGGGCCAGCTACTGTCGATCTCACAGAACCAGGTCCTGTTTGCGCTCATCGGAACGACCTATGGCGGCGACGGCCAGTCCACCTTCGCCCTCCCGGACCTGACCGGTCGCGCCGTCGCGAGCGTGGGCACGAACTCCCAGGGCAATCAGGTCGAGCTCGGCGGGCAATACGGCACCGCCTCCACAACGCTCATCTCGAGCGAGGTGCCTCTGACGGCGAGCGTGCTCGGCATCGTCCATACCGCGCCGACCGTCACCGCAGGTGCCAGCCTGAACTATCCGGTCGGCAGTGCGGCAGCCCTGCTCGACAGCACGTTGATCGTCGCCGACCCCGACAGTGGCGGCAATCTGACCGGCGCGACCATCAAGATTGCCAGCGGCTTCGTCAGCGGCGATGCGTTGAGCTTCATCAGCCAGAACAACATCACCGGCAGTTACAACGCCGCAACCGGCCTGCTCACGCTGAGCGGCACCGACACGCTCGATCATTACCAGACCGTACTGGAATCGATCGCGTTCAGCGCCCCCGGATCGACCGCGCCCGGCTCCCGGACCATCGAATGGACCGTGACCGACGGCTCCTCCAGCAACGGGACCAGCAACACCGCGACCAGCACGGTCAATCTGCTCCACGTTCCGCTCGTCAGCTCGGTCACGGCGGCGACGACGGGCAATGCGACCGATCTCAATGCCGGCAAGGTCGTCACCATTACGGTGGCCTTCACCGACCCGGTGAATGTCACCGGCGCGCCAGAGTTCCAGCTCAGCGACAATGTGATCGCGACCTATCAAGGCGGCAGCGGCGGCACCGCGCTGACGTTCAGCTACACGGTGCAGGCCGGCGACAGCAGCAGTGATCTGCAGGTGCAGAACCTTCTCCTGAACGGCGGCACCATCAAGGACGGCTCGGGCAACGATGCCGTGCTGGCCGGCACAGCCACCGACCTGCACCTGACGATCGACACCGCCGCACCTGTGGTCTCGTCGATCAATTCCGCCGGCAGCAATCCGAGCAACGCGACCAGCGATACCTTCACCGTCACCTTCTCCGAAATCGTGAGCGCGGTCGACGCGAGTGACTTCACTATCGTCACCGGCGGGTCCGTCTCATATGGCGGGATGGTCGTGCTGCCCTTCAGCGGCAGCGTCTATACGGTGACGGTCACCGGCGTCACGGGCGATGGCACGCTCGGCCTCAAGCTCAACGCGTCCGGCACCGGCATCGTCGATCGCGCCGGCAATGCCATATTTGCCGGCTTCGCCGGACAGACCTACACGATCGATCACACCGCTCCGACCGTGACGTCGATTGCCGCGTCGGGCGCCAGCCCGAACAACGCCGGCACCGAACAGTTCACGGTGACCTTCTCGGAGAGCGTCAGCGGCCTGACCGCCACCGATTTCACCCTGACCACGACCAACACACCGGGTGGTATCGCCCTCTCCACCACCGGCATCAGCCAGATCACCTCCGCCGACGGGAAGACCTACACGGTGACTGTCGGCGGCGTCACCGGCGACGGCACCGTGCGCCTCGATTTCAAGAGCGGCTCGAGCGGCGTCACCGACACTGCCGGCAATGGCGCCAGCGCGGGCTTCTCGAGCGGCGACGTCTACACCATTCGACATACCGCTCCGAGCGTTTCGTCGATCGTCGCGAACGGCTCGAACCCGAACAATGCCGGAAGCGATCAGTTCACGGTGACGTTCTCGGAAGACGTCACCGCCGTCGATGCGAGCGACTTCACGGCGACCCGCACCGGCAGTGTCACCGACACCGGCATCGTCCTGACGCCCGTCAGCGGCAACGTCTATACCGTGACCGTCAACGGCGTGACCGGCGACGGCACGCTGCGCCTCGACCTGAACGCTTCAGGCACCGGCATTGCCGATGCCGCCGGCAACGCCGTGGCGAACGGATTCACCGGCGGCGACGTCTACACCGTTCAGCATACGGCCCCGGCCGTGACGTCGGTGAGCGTGCCCGCGAACGGTACCTACGTCGCCGGTCAGAATCTCGACTTCACGGTCAATTTCAGCGAGGCGGTGTCGGTGACGGGCACCCCGGAAGTCGCGATCATGCTCGACACCGGTGGCCTCGTCGACGCCCAATATGTCGGCCAAGGCAGCGCCTCCTCGCTGACCTTCCGCTACACAGTGGCTGCCGGCGAGAGCGATGCCAATGGCGTCGCGCTCGGCAGTGCGATCGTTCTCAATGGCGGCACGATCAAGGACGCGGTCGGCAACGCCGCCGTGCTCACGCTGAACAATGTCGGCTCGACCGCCGGCGTTCGGGTGGATTCGATCGCGCCGACGGTGATGTCGATCGCGACCTCGGGCGCGGGCATCGTCGCAGGCAGCGGCGATCTCAACGCCGGCCATAGCGTCATCCTGACGCTCAATCTCAGCGAAGCGGTCAACGTCGATCTGACCGGCGGCACGCCGACCATGCAGCTCAACGATGGCGGCGTCGCGACCTATGCGGGCGGCAGCGGCAGCAGCGCGCTGACCTTCAGCTATCTCGTGGCTGCGGGTGAGAACGCGAGCGATCTTTCGGTCAACCAGATCCTGCTCAATGCAGGGACCATCCGCGACCTCGCCGGAAACGATCTCACCTTGCCGGGCGGCACCGTCAACCCCGCCGGGATCTTGCAGATCGACACGCACGCGCCGGATATCGTCGCCGTCAGCGCATCGCCCGCGAGCGGCGCGGTCGGAGCCGGCCAGTCTGTCACGATCACGGTCGCCCTCGCCGAAGCCGTGACCTTGTCGGGCGGTGCGCCCACCCTCTCGCTCAACGATAACGGCATCGCCACCTTCGATGCGGCTGCGACCGCGGCCTTGCATGATTCCAGCAAGCTCGTGTTCAACTACACGGTGGGAGCCGGCGACACGCTCACATCTGCGCTGGCGGTCACGGGCATAGATCTGCACGGCGGAGCGATCGGCGACCTCGCCGGCAACGCCGCCAATCTCGGCAATATCGCCACGACATTCACCGGACTTGCCGTGATCGATTCACTCGTCACGGCGCACGCAGACAACAACCGTGTCGTCGCCGGCCAGACCGTCACCGCCGATGCCGCGCACGGCCTGCTCGCCAACGACACCGACACCAACCCCGCCGATCACGTCGTGGTCAGCGCCGTCAACGGGCTCGCCGGCGCCGTCGATCACAGCATCGCAGGCGCCTATGGCAGCCTCACGGTGCATGCCGACGGCAGCTATTCCTACGCTGCCAGCGGCGGCGTCACCG
Protein-coding regions in this window:
- a CDS encoding tail fiber protein gives rise to the protein MGRVVFIDSRVSDIDALLDGLAPDEQAFVLNGASDGFAQIATILKNNGLTGLASISIVGHGAPGEIEIGSSVIHDADLANDAAALSAIGASLASDGALALYACDTAAGATGSQFISDLSAYAGGVTVDAATHVIGNADPASWTLDVSTTPAAAAVSAPFAEQALANFSTTLGIIGLTPGTSATFHGGGAAVSIAPNLIVTDSASSTLSSAVVSLVGFVAGDTLNFTDQNNIHGSYDAAHGILTLSGSDTVADYQDALRSITYSFSGNGDPTGGGTHQVRDITWQVSDGTNTNITASPINNDQPSLGLTQLIPLQGTYPSHGDGTSDPGTIDLGSIRTFAGSLAPNHTALASGQLLSIAQNTALFSLFGTTYGGNGQTTFELPNLQAKLTVGSENSANFSLGANYGTDTVTLGTQNLPSGFGAGQALTNDQPSLTINYLINTGGPGASSASNWLDVAGEIVPFLSNFAPAGYLLAAGQVLNIADYPNLYNAIGTTYGGDGVTTFALPDLTGRTIIGVGTNSIGDFQLGTVIGQDTTTLSTSNLPHPVGASADFSNYQPSIALHYLISLEGIFPSQSGSYSDSAPWVGEIISYAGNGTDLDYMLAHGWAECQGQLLSISQNQVLFALIGTTYGGDGQSTFALPDLTGRAVASVGTNSQGNQVELGGQYGTASTTLISSEVPLTASVLGIVHTAPTVTAGASLNYPVGSAAALLDSTLIVADPDSGGNLTGATIKIASGFVSGDALSFISQNNITGSYNAATGLLTLSGTDTLDHYQTVLESIAFSAPGSTAPGSRTIEWTVTDGSSSNGTSNTATSTVNLLHVPLVSSVTAATTGNATDLNAGKVVTITVAFTDPVNVTGAPEFQLSDNVIATYQGGSGGTALTFSYTVQAGDSSSDLQVQNLLLNGGTIKDGSGNDAVLAGTATDLHLTIDTAAPVVSSINSAGSNPSNATSDTFTVTFSEIVSAVDASDFTIVTGGSVSYGGMVVLPFSGSVYTVTVTGVTGDGTLGLKLNASGTGIVDRAGNAIFAGFAGQTYTIDHTAPTVTSIAASGASPNNAGTEQFTVTFSESVSGLTATDFTLTTTNTPGGIALSTTGISQITSADGKTYTVTVGGVTGDGTVRLDFKSGSSGVTDTAGNGASAGFSSGDVYTIRHTAPSVSSIVANGSNPNNAGSDQFTVTFSEDVTAVDASDFTATRTGSVTDTGIVLTPVSGNVYTVTVNGVTGDGTLRLDLNASGTGIADAAGNAVANGFTGGDVYTVQHTAPAVTSVSVPANGTYVAGQNLDFTVNFSEAVSVTGTPEVAIMLDTGGLVDAQYVGQGSASSLTFRYTVAAGESDANGVALGSAIVLNGGTIKDAVGNAAVLTLNNVGSTAGVRVDSIAPTVMSIATSGAGIVAGSGDLNAGHSVILTLNLSEAVNVDLTGGTPTMQLNDGGVATYAGGSGSSALTFSYLVAAGENASDLSVNQILLNAGTIRDLAGNDLTLPGGTVNPAGILQIDTHAPDIVAVSASPASGAVGAGQSVTITVALAEAVTLSGGAPTLSLNDNGIATFDAAATAALHDSSKLVFNYTVGAGDTLTSALAVTGIDLHGGAIGDLAGNAANLGNIATTFTGLAVIDSLVTAHADNNRVVAGQTVTADAAHGLLANDTDTNPADHVVVSAVNGLAGAVDHSIAGAYGSLTVHADGSYSYAASGGVTGVAYDNFTYTASNGHAAPSTSTLTVQVIGGNQNFVFVPAGGSATTGYGNTVLDGSAGGATITAASTFNAHEILIGGPGDTLIAGNYGRDTFVFAGDFGHNTINNFHTALDDIQLQASQFGSLANVFADLHQVGADTVLTLDATHVVTITNTALASLTSANFHLV